CTCCCGTTCCGGAGATTCCCTTCTCTTGTGTCGCTTTTCTTTGGTCATTCTAATGTATATATACTAATCCAACCGTTATGTAACATCAAAGTCCGCCCAAAAGcatatacaaaacaaaataaaacacaaaaatgtagcGATTAAAAACTTCGACTGTTGTGCTCTAACAACCCACTTCCGTTTCCTGTGGTACGCTGAGAATTTATGCCGGTGTTGCGGCATGACAGTACCAATTTTACCTTTTAGTTCCGCATGCGTCTCGGTACCATAGCTCAGTACCATAGACCATAGACATTAAGTTTATGCCATAGACAATGAAAGAAAGCTCGGTACCTCGAATAAAGCCAGTGTTATTTAAATTGAcgggattattttttttacaacaaatacTTGCATTGTAAGGCGTAAAATTGACGTAACATTTAAAATCACACTAAGTAAAAATCCCGCAGTCTTTGGTTGcgcttatttattaaaaaacggTCAACAAAAATGTGTGCAACAGTACAACAACCAAAGGGATATAAAAACGTATATTTATTAATCTTTGACAACAGCCTACATTTATGAATCCAAAAAAGGAACGCCGGGACGCTGTTGCCATGACAACGCAAACAAAAAGAACGAACTTTTTGTCAGCAGCAACAAGGATATTTCTGTAACTGAAGCCCAAACCAAGAAGCAAACAAAATGATTCCACCAGCAGAGTCTCTCCTGAAATACGAAAATCCAGTTTTGGTCAGCAAAAGCACAGACAGAAAATCCCCAAAGGTGAGTTTTTAGTAAGTAGCGCCACGCGAGTTCAGTTAAGGTTAACGTTACCTGGCTAAAGTAGTTGGATGGATCACCCAGTCAGGAAAGATAAATACAGGACATCAATACAGAATGGAATATAATATTTACAAACGGGTGTATTTAGCTAGACATGATGTGTGCCACAGCcaactatgtaaaaaaaagatctttccTTCCCCACTTAGCCTATAGGTgctttttgtatgttttcagaaatatgtatttgattTCAAGACTCCAAAGAGTTTTCTGGACCCGATTTTCTGTCAGTAGAGTTCACATCATATCACCTCATCCTAAAAGTGTATTATTGAAACACATTATGCATGTCTATAATATgctcttttaatttatttctcaACAAGTGTCTGCACCCTACACGTAAGTTAACACGTAGCTTCTTGTCTAAATAACAAGTGCCTGGGAAAAAACGTGTTAAACCTCAGTCATTgatgtttattaaattaaatatgtcAGCCTTTAAAGgctaatgtgtatttaaagacattgcTAACACTAAAAGACAGTGATGGCAGCTATaaaaagggagaagaaaaaaaaacttatgcTGTGGACCTTATTGACTGCAGTTTGTGCAAGCGTTGAAATTGCAGTAGCTACTTTTGTTGTCTCAACACCTGCAAGACTGGACTACTGTTTTTACCGTTCTTTCTTATTTGATACAGCTTGGGTGTGGAACAGGTTTGTTAATGTATGAGTGTATAAAGCAGTATATTAAAGATAGtagccatttaaaaaacatgatttaatcaaaactgtaaatattaagtTCATGTAATACATAATATCTAACAAAACATTTGTCACTACAGGGACGTCCTTTAAGAGTGAGCCCTCAGCAGCCTGCTAACTCTACCCCTGTTCCACCACCGCCTAAACCAAAATCTGCCCCTACTGATGTCACCAAGCAGGAAAACGAGGAGATACTGAACGCCATCCTTCCACCCAGGTATAGCTCGTCCTATCAACAGTATATTGTTAAAACAACTTCAAACCACACTCATTTATATCAACTTCTGCTATTGCAGGGAATGGACGGAGGGAAACCAACTGTGGGTGCAGCAAGTGTCCAGCGCACCTTGTACAAGAACAGATGTTATTCATTTAGAGGACCAGCTGGACATAAAGCTGCAGCAAAGGCAGGCCAGAGAAACAGGGATCTGCCCGGTCCGCAGGGAGCTCTATTCCCAGTGCTTTGGTAAGGAGGAGGCTGACACGCTGGTGATCACTGAAGTCACTATGGTTACGATGAAGACTTAACACACTGCCTTATCCCCAGACAAGCTAAAAGACATGGGTTATAACTAGTTGTGTGATCAATTTAACTGGATTTCTATCtgtatttggcttttttttctgaagaCCATGTTCCTATATTCCAATGAAGGCATATTTTCCACCCACATCAATAATAACCTTAACTATTCCtaattttctatttctttaaGACGAGCTGATCAGACAGGTGACCATCAACTGTGCTGAGAGGGGTCTGCTGCTGTTGAGGGTCAGAGATGAGATACAAATGACTATCGCTGCCTACCAGACACTGTACGAAAGCAGCGTGGCTTTTGGAATGAGGAAAGCACTGCAGGCTGAGCAGGGCAAGGCTGACATGATGAAAAGAGTAAGGACATTTAGATATATGTTGACTTACAACAACCAATGGCATCACTGTTcatttgtttaatatgtaaaaaaaaaagacccaaaacTCTGAGATTTGTACATTTCATAGAATTGCTGAATTTTCCACTCATCTAAAGCCATAGAAATAGGTATAGGCTGTAGTTCAGTAAGGTATCCAGCAGAGAGCAGCACTTCACTTCAGTCATTGTGCTCTTCACATAATTGATCCCACATCTGGAACAAACTTACAAGTTTGTCTTATTACATACCTAGATCTCTGATCAGGAGGATGAGAAACAAGACCTGATGAAGCAACTGAGTGAACTGAAAGCTAAATGTGATGCcactgaaaagagagaaaatgaaaggcgACAGCTGGAGGACAAGAAACACACTGAAGAGATTGAGTTCTTGAAGAGAACTAACCAGCAGCTCAAGGTGAGGTTTCATGATTACAaagcaaagacatttttttagatttagcACCAATAGaatctgtgttctgtgtgtatGATGtcttaatgtattcatatttgtCTTCCTACTTAGACCCAACT
The Etheostoma spectabile isolate EspeVRDwgs_2016 chromosome 6, UIUC_Espe_1.0, whole genome shotgun sequence genome window above contains:
- the dnali1 gene encoding axonemal dynein light intermediate polypeptide 1; its protein translation is MIPPAESLLKYENPVLVSKSTDRKSPKGRPLRVSPQQPANSTPVPPPPKPKSAPTDVTKQENEEILNAILPPREWTEGNQLWVQQVSSAPCTRTDVIHLEDQLDIKLQQRQARETGICPVRRELYSQCFDELIRQVTINCAERGLLLLRVRDEIQMTIAAYQTLYESSVAFGMRKALQAEQGKADMMKRISDQEDEKQDLMKQLSELKAKCDATEKRENERRQLEDKKHTEEIEFLKRTNQQLKTQLEKIITPKK